A stretch of Halocalculus aciditolerans DNA encodes these proteins:
- a CDS encoding MaoC family dehydratase, which yields MADRIYYEDLSVGDVESFGSYEVTEAEVVEFAERYDPQWFHTDPEAAEESIYGGLIASGWHTASMTMRLLVDGHFTNAASLGAAGLEELRWPNPTRPGDVLTAEIEILEKRVSESNPDRGIVTTKTTTTNEEGETKLQMVSVVFYQRRDAGE from the coding sequence ATGGCCGACCGCATCTACTACGAGGACCTGTCCGTCGGCGACGTCGAGTCCTTCGGGAGCTACGAAGTCACGGAAGCCGAGGTCGTCGAGTTCGCCGAGCGCTACGACCCGCAGTGGTTCCACACCGACCCCGAGGCCGCCGAAGAGTCCATCTACGGCGGGCTCATCGCGTCCGGCTGGCACACGGCGTCGATGACGATGCGCCTCCTCGTCGACGGCCACTTCACGAACGCCGCATCTCTCGGCGCGGCGGGCCTCGAAGAGCTCCGGTGGCCGAACCCCACCCGCCCCGGCGACGTCCTCACTGCGGAGATCGAAATTCTCGAGAAGCGCGTGAGCGAGAGCAACCCGGACCGCGGCATCGTCACCACGAAGACGACCACGACCAACGAGGAGGGGGAGACGAAACTGCAGATGGTCTCCGTCGTCTTCTACCAGCGCCGCGACGCCGGCGAGTAG
- a CDS encoding RNA methyltransferase, with protein MTRPVVAVVDAKTSGNVGTIARAMKNFGFRDLYLTDPPDLSRDSEAYGFAGQAREDVLPDAEVVDFDSLVENFHTVGFTAITNEDARKHTRWPYTTPEELRETLGEVDAPTCLVFGREAVGLHNEELERLDQVASIPASAEYPVMNLGQAATIALYELQELARDDTQLPEKERERAAEAEIERYYDHVDDFLDDIDYPEEKQAKTMRLVRRVLGRAHPTGREIATLHGILRRTENRLGDDATDN; from the coding sequence GTGACCCGCCCCGTCGTCGCCGTCGTCGACGCGAAGACGTCCGGGAACGTCGGCACCATCGCCCGCGCAATGAAGAACTTCGGCTTCCGCGACCTCTACCTCACCGACCCGCCCGACCTCTCCCGGGACTCAGAAGCCTACGGATTCGCCGGGCAGGCCCGCGAGGACGTCCTCCCGGACGCGGAGGTAGTCGACTTCGACTCCCTCGTCGAGAATTTCCATACCGTCGGCTTCACCGCCATCACGAACGAGGACGCGCGGAAACACACCCGCTGGCCGTACACCACACCCGAAGAGCTCCGCGAGACGCTCGGCGAGGTCGACGCGCCGACCTGCCTCGTCTTCGGCCGCGAAGCCGTCGGCCTCCACAACGAGGAACTCGAACGCCTCGATCAGGTGGCGAGCATCCCCGCGAGCGCCGAATACCCCGTGATGAACCTCGGACAGGCCGCCACCATCGCGCTCTACGAACTCCAGGAGCTCGCCCGCGACGACACCCAGCTCCCCGAGAAGGAACGCGAGCGAGCCGCCGAGGCCGAAATCGAACGCTACTACGACCACGTCGACGACTTCCTCGACGACATCGACTACCCCGAGGAGAAACAGGCGAAGACGATGCGGCTCGTCCGCCGCGTCCTCGGCCGCGCCCACCCGACCGGCCGCGAAATCGCCACCCTCCACGGCATCCTCCGCCGCACCGAGAACCGCCTCGGCGACGACGCCACCGACAACTAA
- a CDS encoding dihydropteroate synthase: MQSVDAAGLRIGDDAPPRIMGVLNVSKESPYSPSVFDDPVEAAAYVDDELVGQGADIVDVGLESANKRFDVLSAEQELDRLDTAVETIERVEGDAVFSIETRYAEVADEALSRGFDMVNDICGFADPAMPEVCESHDAAVVKMASPPDLERPGAVEDVDDIYDALALNGFTDKTILDPAFGGWSEEKTLADDRETFERLREFRGYGRPILVSINRKNFLRDVAGRSTEDALPVSLAATSMAVERGAHIVRTHDVAETRDAALVGRAFTEDRVRTPNVEELDARTSREVERHLDGAGADAAAVDAERAVARAVAVRGLSEENRQTLVGLASDTDVLAAGRDPLVLGGTLAALRALGNAVGPRRDGLEPVSDALSRLE, encoded by the coding sequence ATGCAGAGTGTGGACGCGGCGGGCTTGCGCATCGGGGACGATGCGCCGCCGCGCATCATGGGCGTCCTGAACGTCTCGAAGGAGTCTCCCTACTCGCCGAGCGTCTTCGACGACCCCGTCGAGGCGGCGGCGTACGTCGACGACGAACTCGTCGGGCAGGGCGCGGACATCGTGGACGTCGGTCTGGAGTCCGCAAACAAGCGGTTCGACGTTCTCTCGGCCGAGCAGGAGCTCGACCGGCTGGACACGGCGGTGGAGACCATCGAGCGCGTGGAGGGGGACGCGGTGTTCAGTATCGAGACGCGGTACGCCGAGGTGGCGGACGAGGCGCTGAGCCGGGGGTTCGATATGGTGAACGACATCTGCGGGTTCGCGGACCCCGCGATGCCCGAAGTCTGTGAGTCTCACGACGCGGCGGTCGTGAAGATGGCGAGCCCGCCCGACTTAGAGCGGCCGGGCGCTGTCGAGGACGTCGACGACATCTACGACGCGCTCGCGCTGAACGGCTTCACCGACAAAACGATCCTCGACCCGGCGTTCGGCGGGTGGTCGGAGGAGAAGACGCTCGCGGACGACCGGGAGACCTTCGAGCGGCTGCGCGAGTTCCGCGGGTACGGCCGCCCGATTCTCGTCTCGATTAACCGGAAGAACTTCCTGCGAGACGTCGCTGGGCGGAGCACGGAAGACGCGCTCCCGGTGTCGCTCGCGGCGACGTCGATGGCGGTGGAGCGCGGCGCGCACATCGTGCGGACGCACGACGTGGCGGAGACGCGGGACGCGGCGCTCGTCGGGCGGGCGTTCACCGAAGACCGCGTTCGCACGCCGAACGTGGAGGAGCTGGACGCGCGAACGTCCCGTGAAGTCGAGCGGCACCTCGACGGCGCGGGCGCGGACGCGGCGGCGGTGGACGCGGAGCGCGCGGTGGCGCGCGCCGTCGCGGTGCGCGGCCTCAGCGAGGAGAACCGTCAGACGCTCGTGGGCCTCGCGTCGGACACAGACGTCCTCGCGGCCGGACGCGACCCGCTCGTGCTCGGCGGCACGCTCGCCGCCCTCCGGGCGCTCGGGAACGCGGTCGGACCCCGTCGAGACGGGCTCGAACCGGTGTCTGACGCCCTCTCCCGCCTCGAATAG
- a CDS encoding 6-hydroxymethylpterin diphosphokinase MptE-like protein, with the protein MNFAEWEPVYERILDDFGFPRAADERARDVLAEYVEPFDIDRLDVTGETVAIAGGAPCLAEEADLALARDADCVFAASTAVDVLRDAGIAADAMVTDLDKNPETARDLTQAGIPVVAHAHGDNIPAVRDVVPTFDADHVLGTTQAEPRGEIRNFGGFTDGDRAAFLADHCGADALVFPGWDFDDSRVDAMKARKLAWAARLLRWLETRRGERFAVLDGRRDRLDVP; encoded by the coding sequence ATGAACTTCGCCGAGTGGGAGCCGGTCTACGAGCGGATTCTCGACGATTTCGGATTCCCCCGCGCCGCCGACGAGCGCGCCCGCGACGTCCTCGCCGAGTACGTCGAACCGTTCGACATCGACCGCCTCGACGTAACTGGAGAGACGGTCGCAATCGCCGGCGGCGCACCTTGTCTCGCCGAGGAGGCCGACCTCGCGCTCGCCCGTGACGCTGACTGCGTGTTCGCGGCGTCGACCGCCGTCGACGTCCTCCGCGACGCCGGCATCGCCGCGGACGCCATGGTCACCGACCTCGACAAGAACCCGGAGACCGCCCGCGACCTCACACAGGCGGGCATTCCGGTCGTCGCGCACGCCCACGGCGACAATATTCCTGCTGTTCGCGACGTCGTTCCGACCTTCGACGCCGACCACGTGCTCGGGACGACGCAGGCCGAACCCAGAGGCGAGATACGGAATTTCGGGGGGTTCACGGACGGCGACCGCGCCGCCTTCCTCGCCGACCACTGCGGCGCAGACGCGCTCGTCTTCCCCGGCTGGGACTTCGACGACTCCCGTGTCGATGCGATGAAGGCGCGGAAGCTCGCGTGGGCGGCACGCCTCCTCCGCTGGCTCGAGACCCGGCGCGGCGAGCGGTTCGCGGTCCTCGACGGCCGCCGCGACCGACTCGACGTGCCCTAA
- a CDS encoding glycosyltransferase family 2 protein — protein sequence MSKNAGDEGVGVTSDADVSLSASVVTAGVERRAIRLTLSSQADEPVVARFAHRVPSGRYVETTAATETGRLVGGALEGVVALAPGEEVVAHYFLDADAPGPVSADELPPPDLLSVTPSHSGVALDPTVHWRSADGGRVALALVAASDHPLVTDAEAVPGFVVESWTAERVRRPESRPATGRPAVGVVATREHEDAVYRTILHARDRGFEVYVTPLDDATEVARFAEQLGAHVVGVPADGDVGVEGREDALSAAARAAGHPGVIYQAVSCPRIDYDRTLDAFANAGWEVYAVPEDVARPLDHPRVLAAIPAYRAAESIGDVVREARRYADLVLVVDDGSPDDTAAVASDAGAVVVEHARNKGYGGALKTIFREAAKRGPDYTVTLDADGQHDPADISTLVAEQERTHADVVIGNRYMAADARVPFVRSVGLGVVNLLTNLSMGRFLPEDWIRDTQSGYRAYTLAAVQSLAAARNVGNGMWASTDILYHTDRERFTFAEVATSIRYDLENTSSEGAFQHGFGLVKNIVGVVEHTHPMVLVGLPGMMSVLAGALVGVFSLERFLTTDVLSAPLAITTVLFSIVGVLLLFTAVLIHTINTHPYFRPQD from the coding sequence GTGAGCAAGAACGCAGGGGACGAGGGTGTCGGGGTGACGAGCGACGCTGACGTCTCCCTGTCCGCGTCGGTCGTGACGGCGGGCGTCGAGCGGCGGGCGATCCGCTTGACGCTGTCGTCGCAGGCGGACGAGCCGGTGGTCGCGCGGTTCGCGCATCGCGTGCCGAGCGGCCGGTACGTCGAGACGACGGCGGCGACCGAGACGGGTCGACTGGTCGGCGGCGCGCTTGAAGGCGTCGTCGCGCTCGCGCCCGGCGAGGAGGTCGTTGCCCACTACTTCCTCGACGCGGACGCGCCGGGGCCGGTGTCGGCGGACGAGCTCCCGCCGCCGGACCTCCTCTCCGTCACACCGTCGCATTCGGGCGTCGCCCTCGACCCGACGGTACACTGGCGGTCCGCGGACGGCGGCCGCGTCGCGCTCGCGCTCGTCGCCGCGAGCGACCACCCGCTGGTCACCGACGCGGAGGCCGTCCCGGGGTTCGTCGTGGAGAGCTGGACCGCAGAGCGCGTCCGCCGGCCGGAGTCGCGGCCGGCGACGGGCCGCCCCGCGGTCGGCGTCGTCGCGACGCGCGAGCACGAGGACGCCGTCTACCGGACGATTCTCCACGCTCGCGACCGCGGGTTCGAGGTGTACGTCACGCCGCTCGACGACGCGACCGAGGTCGCGCGGTTCGCCGAGCAGCTCGGCGCGCACGTCGTCGGCGTCCCGGCGGACGGCGACGTCGGCGTCGAAGGCCGCGAGGACGCGCTGTCGGCGGCGGCGCGCGCCGCCGGCCACCCCGGCGTCATCTATCAGGCCGTGTCGTGCCCGCGCATCGATTACGACCGGACGCTCGACGCGTTCGCGAACGCCGGCTGGGAGGTCTACGCGGTCCCGGAGGACGTCGCGCGGCCGCTCGACCACCCGCGCGTCCTCGCCGCCATCCCCGCCTATCGGGCGGCCGAGAGCATCGGCGACGTCGTCCGGGAGGCGCGCCGGTACGCCGACCTCGTGCTCGTCGTGGACGACGGCAGCCCGGACGACACCGCCGCGGTGGCGAGCGACGCGGGCGCGGTCGTCGTGGAGCACGCGCGCAACAAGGGGTACGGCGGCGCGCTGAAGACCATCTTCCGCGAAGCCGCGAAACGCGGCCCGGACTACACGGTGACGCTCGACGCCGACGGCCAACACGACCCCGCGGACATCTCGACGCTCGTCGCCGAACAGGAGCGCACGCACGCCGACGTCGTCATCGGGAACCGCTACATGGCGGCGGACGCCCGCGTCCCGTTCGTCCGCTCGGTCGGCCTCGGCGTCGTGAACCTCCTCACGAACCTCAGCATGGGTCGATTCCTCCCCGAGGACTGGATACGCGACACGCAGAGCGGCTATCGGGCCTACACGCTCGCCGCCGTCCAGTCGCTCGCCGCCGCCCGCAACGTCGGGAACGGGATGTGGGCGAGCACGGACATCCTCTACCACACCGACCGCGAGCGCTTCACGTTCGCCGAAGTCGCCACCTCGATTCGCTACGACCTCGAGAACACGAGCAGCGAAGGCGCGTTCCAACACGGCTTCGGCCTCGTGAAGAACATCGTCGGCGTCGTCGAGCACACCCACCCGATGGTGCTCGTCGGCCTCCCCGGGATGATGAGCGTCCTCGCCGGCGCGCTCGTCGGCGTGTTCTCCCTCGAACGCTTCCTCACCACGGACGTCCTCTCCGCCCCGCTCGCTATCACGACCGTCCTCTTCAGCATCGTCGGCGTCCTCCTCCTCTTCACCGCCGTCCTCATCCACACCATCAACACCCACCCCTACTTCCGCCCGCAGGACTAG
- a CDS encoding metal-dependent hydrolase: protein MWPWEHLGIGYVAYLLVRPRAWWEADRITLGALVLGTQLPDLVDKPLAWVFAVLPSGRSFAHSLFFAAALAAVAVYAGRRYQRLDASLALVFGDLTHLALDAWEPYSLHQYRQLGFLFWPLTPSPYYDEPTNLMQLIRDAMNADFDLRFFATIAFASVLVGVFAYHVGWRAPRAGRARSEREERDAREEREER from the coding sequence ATGTGGCCCTGGGAGCACCTCGGAATCGGGTACGTCGCCTACCTCCTCGTCCGCCCGCGAGCGTGGTGGGAGGCCGACCGCATCACCCTCGGGGCGCTCGTCCTCGGCACGCAGCTCCCCGACCTCGTCGACAAGCCGCTCGCGTGGGTGTTCGCCGTCCTCCCGTCCGGGCGGTCGTTCGCCCACTCGCTCTTCTTCGCCGCCGCGCTCGCCGCCGTCGCCGTCTACGCCGGCCGGCGCTACCAGCGCCTCGACGCGTCGCTCGCGCTCGTCTTCGGCGACCTCACCCACCTCGCCCTCGACGCCTGGGAGCCCTACAGCCTCCACCAGTACCGCCAGCTCGGCTTCCTCTTCTGGCCGCTCACGCCCTCCCCCTACTACGACGAGCCGACGAACCTCATGCAGCTCATCCGGGACGCGATGAACGCCGACTTCGACCTCCGGTTCTTCGCGACAATCGCGTTCGCGTCCGTCCTCGTCGGCGTCTTCGCCTACCACGTCGGCTGGCGCGCGCCGCGCGCCGGCCGCGCTCGAAGCGAACGAGAAGAGCGGGACGCGCGTGAGGAACGGGAAGAACGATAG
- the glmM gene encoding phosphoglucosamine mutase produces the protein MERREYFGTSGIRGRVGETVTADLALAVGRALAADADTVVVGRDPRASGGFLADALAAGVAECGGDVVDIGPAATPTVARSVAWQDADAGVSVTASHNPPEYNGLKLWQPSGQAFDTPKQDAVVERLVAEEFPLAGWDDAGRRREWGEARRRHRDAITDAVDVDPADAPSVVVDVGNGAGGVSVDALTELGCDVETLNAQPDGRFPGRPSEPTAENCASLCDLVASSDADLGIAHDGDADRMMAVTGDGDFVSGDALLAIFAASIADAGDRVAAPVDTSLMVADALDDVGADLVRTRVGDVYVAERAADPDVVFGGEPSGAWIFPGETRCPDGPLAAAKLAALVADEPLAERVAALDPYPIRRGSYEVPDKTATMERIRERVLDGGDDVDTLDGVRVDLGDAWYLVRASGTEPIVRVTAEARDEARADDVFADAEALVADAADAADIAD, from the coding sequence ATGGAACGACGCGAGTACTTCGGGACGAGCGGCATCCGCGGACGGGTCGGCGAGACAGTGACGGCGGACCTCGCGCTCGCCGTCGGCCGCGCGCTCGCCGCGGACGCGGACACGGTCGTCGTCGGGCGCGACCCGCGCGCGAGCGGCGGCTTCCTCGCGGACGCGCTCGCCGCCGGCGTCGCCGAATGCGGCGGCGACGTCGTCGACATCGGCCCCGCGGCGACGCCGACGGTCGCGCGCAGCGTCGCGTGGCAGGACGCCGACGCCGGCGTCTCCGTCACCGCCTCGCACAACCCGCCCGAGTACAACGGGCTGAAGCTCTGGCAGCCGTCCGGGCAGGCGTTCGACACGCCGAAACAGGACGCCGTCGTGGAGCGCCTCGTCGCCGAGGAGTTCCCGCTCGCCGGCTGGGACGACGCGGGCCGCCGCCGCGAGTGGGGGGAGGCGCGCCGCCGCCACCGCGACGCCATCACGGACGCCGTCGACGTCGACCCGGCGGACGCGCCGTCGGTCGTGGTTGACGTCGGGAACGGCGCGGGCGGCGTGAGCGTGGACGCGCTCACGGAACTCGGCTGCGACGTCGAGACGCTGAACGCCCAGCCGGACGGCCGGTTCCCCGGGCGGCCGTCGGAGCCGACGGCCGAGAACTGCGCGTCGCTCTGCGACCTCGTCGCGTCCTCGGACGCCGACCTCGGCATCGCGCACGACGGCGACGCCGACCGCATGATGGCGGTCACGGGCGACGGCGACTTCGTCTCGGGCGACGCCCTGCTCGCCATCTTCGCCGCGAGCATCGCCGACGCCGGCGACCGCGTCGCCGCGCCCGTCGACACGAGCCTCATGGTCGCGGACGCCCTCGACGACGTCGGCGCGGATCTCGTCCGCACGCGCGTCGGCGACGTCTACGTCGCGGAACGCGCCGCCGACCCCGACGTCGTGTTCGGCGGCGAACCCTCGGGCGCGTGGATTTTCCCCGGGGAGACGCGCTGCCCGGACGGCCCGCTCGCCGCCGCCAAACTCGCGGCGTTAGTCGCGGACGAGCCGCTCGCGGAGCGCGTCGCCGCCCTCGACCCCTACCCGATTCGCCGCGGGAGCTACGAGGTCCCGGATAAAACGGCGACTATGGAGCGAATCAGAGAACGCGTGCTCGACGGCGGCGACGACGTGGACACGCTCGACGGCGTGCGCGTCGACCTCGGCGACGCCTGGTACCTCGTCCGCGCGAGCGGCACCGAACCCATCGTCCGCGTCACCGCCGAAGCCCGCGACGAAGCCCGCGCCGACGACGTCTTCGCCGACGCGGAAGCCCTCGTCGCCGACGCCGCCGACGCCGCCGACATCGCCGACTAA
- a CDS encoding GNAT family N-acetyltransferase: MEVTTYTADDGTTYRIRVATPSDAAEITALHSAVWGGDGTDAWFRWKYVENPYVDHVPALVAEHDDAIVAAFGLLLYRMRQDETTGLGALGGDLVVHPDHRRRGLFTQLSMAVWSFYAEERVDESERPDFVFGYQTEAARLGALAMGWRQLAERTTYRRTNDPTPFLADAVGPAAARALGPASRLLARGYAALRRRLAGTPRGVRVERRDDVPPGVLAGVADRARPAHLHPIYDEAFYDWQFTGPTWRPNATYLAYAGGDPDPVAAVLTRVEERGGARTVSLIHAAPLTGGDRWTRGLAAILDRVVADSRDAAFLRAWNPVYPARLLEARGFLPDDRPPLSLVTGSDLTLTAYAFHWGRFDGDDLPAAADALWTLDK, translated from the coding sequence ATGGAGGTGACGACCTACACGGCGGACGACGGGACGACCTACCGCATTCGGGTAGCGACGCCGAGCGACGCCGCGGAGATAACGGCGCTCCACAGCGCGGTGTGGGGCGGCGACGGAACCGACGCCTGGTTCCGCTGGAAGTACGTCGAGAACCCCTACGTCGACCACGTGCCGGCGCTCGTCGCCGAACACGACGACGCCATCGTCGCCGCGTTCGGCCTGCTCCTCTACCGGATGCGTCAGGATGAGACGACCGGGCTCGGCGCGCTCGGCGGCGACCTCGTCGTCCACCCCGACCACCGACGCAGAGGCCTGTTCACGCAGCTCTCGATGGCCGTCTGGTCGTTCTACGCCGAGGAGCGCGTCGACGAGTCGGAGCGTCCGGACTTCGTCTTCGGCTATCAGACGGAGGCGGCGCGCCTCGGCGCGCTCGCGATGGGGTGGCGACAGCTCGCGGAGCGAACGACCTACCGGCGGACCAACGACCCGACGCCGTTCCTCGCCGACGCGGTCGGCCCCGCCGCGGCGCGCGCCCTCGGACCCGCGTCCCGCCTCCTCGCCCGCGGCTACGCCGCCCTCCGCCGTCGCCTCGCCGGAACGCCGCGCGGCGTCAGAGTGGAGCGCCGCGACGACGTTCCGCCCGGCGTGCTCGCGGGCGTCGCCGACCGCGCGCGACCCGCACACCTCCACCCCATCTACGACGAAGCCTTCTACGACTGGCAGTTCACGGGGCCGACGTGGCGGCCGAACGCGACCTACCTCGCCTACGCCGGCGGCGACCCGGACCCCGTCGCCGCGGTGCTCACGCGCGTCGAGGAGCGCGGCGGCGCGCGGACGGTCTCGCTGATTCACGCCGCGCCGCTCACCGGCGGCGACCGCTGGACGCGCGGCCTCGCCGCCATCCTCGACCGCGTCGTCGCCGACTCCCGGGACGCCGCGTTCCTCCGCGCGTGGAACCCCGTCTACCCCGCGCGCCTCCTCGAAGCGCGCGGCTTCCTCCCCGACGACCGCCCGCCGCTCTCCCTCGTCACCGGCTCCGACCTCACGCTCACCGCGTACGCCTTCCACTGGGGGCGATTCGACGGCGACGACCTCCCCGCGGCCGCCGACGCGCTCTGGACGCTCGATAAGTAG
- a CDS encoding asparagine synthase-related protein — protein sequence MTPNATTMNRSTREWTREHGVAVRGRAFRDGDHLTGSDLAAHVAGVDSLDAFADRLDELNGFFAVVAESGEKTFAGVDHVRSIPLWYAPEAGVVTDDPRAVREELEELTTDAHGLRELLVTGTVFGGRTRYEEVYTVRPGEAVELAAGEVSRTRYARYWPRTDARAGDDGVLDRIDAAFGRAGDRLSEVVGDRQAVVALSGGHDSRLVATLLAERGHDVLAYSYGRPEHRDVVAAKRVADSLDIPWEYVEYTTQLWRDWYCSDERARFVAEHGTLDSIPNYGSLPALSALRERGLVDDDAVCLSGQTVAGTSESVPVQLDAQTPDGDDVVDAVVAAAAHWRYDHDAFDRRFRDGIRARLPDAEISTVPEAFAALEHAKWDSYHTRYFVADVRQYDRFDLDWWLPLWDREFVDAWSDVPFAERRGKRAYATAATRRYAAAADVPLSDARALAAAPETPSSVESIVERLADRATGTPLAALLAPLYWRFRRSRGDYDDHPLGWWGIVPRALFDALYTGREDVHSFQTLAAAGRADYVEGRVRDPPKRGVVPLDADALRGDAFRADTLDTG from the coding sequence ATGACGCCGAACGCGACCACGATGAACCGCTCGACCCGGGAATGGACACGCGAGCACGGTGTCGCCGTCCGCGGGCGGGCGTTCCGCGACGGCGACCACCTCACCGGCAGTGACCTCGCCGCGCACGTCGCGGGCGTCGACTCCCTCGACGCCTTCGCCGACCGACTCGACGAACTGAACGGCTTCTTCGCGGTGGTGGCGGAGAGCGGTGAAAAGACGTTCGCGGGCGTCGACCACGTCCGCTCCATCCCGCTCTGGTACGCGCCCGAGGCCGGCGTCGTCACCGACGACCCCCGAGCCGTCCGAGAGGAACTCGAGGAGCTGACGACGGACGCACACGGCCTGCGCGAACTCCTCGTGACCGGCACCGTCTTCGGCGGCCGGACGCGCTATGAGGAGGTATATACCGTGCGGCCGGGGGAGGCCGTCGAACTCGCCGCGGGGGAGGTGTCGCGGACGCGGTACGCGCGATACTGGCCGCGGACGGACGCGAGAGCGGGCGATGACGGGGTTCTCGACCGGATCGACGCCGCGTTCGGCCGCGCGGGCGACCGGCTCTCCGAGGTGGTGGGCGACCGACAGGCGGTCGTCGCGCTCTCCGGCGGGCACGACTCCCGACTCGTCGCGACGCTCCTCGCCGAACGCGGCCACGACGTCCTCGCCTACTCTTACGGGCGGCCCGAGCACCGAGACGTCGTCGCCGCGAAACGCGTCGCGGACTCCCTCGACATCCCCTGGGAGTACGTCGAGTACACCACCCAGCTGTGGCGGGACTGGTACTGCTCGGACGAGCGCGCGCGGTTCGTCGCCGAGCACGGAACGCTGGACAGCATCCCGAACTACGGGTCGCTCCCGGCGCTCTCGGCGCTCCGCGAGCGCGGCCTCGTCGACGACGACGCCGTCTGCCTCTCCGGGCAGACCGTCGCCGGCACCAGCGAATCTGTTCCGGTCCAGCTCGACGCGCAAACCCCGGACGGCGACGACGTCGTGGACGCGGTCGTCGCGGCGGCCGCCCACTGGCGATACGACCACGACGCGTTCGACCGGCGGTTCCGCGACGGCATCCGCGCGCGACTCCCCGACGCCGAGATTTCGACCGTCCCCGAGGCGTTCGCGGCGCTCGAACACGCCAAGTGGGACAGCTACCACACGCGGTACTTCGTGGCGGACGTCCGCCAGTACGACCGCTTCGACCTCGACTGGTGGCTGCCGCTCTGGGACCGCGAGTTCGTCGACGCCTGGAGCGACGTCCCGTTCGCGGAACGACGCGGGAAGCGCGCGTACGCGACCGCCGCGACCCGGCGATACGCCGCAGCCGCCGACGTCCCGCTCTCCGACGCGCGAGCGCTCGCGGCCGCTCCGGAGACGCCGTCGTCCGTCGAATCCATCGTGGAACGCCTCGCGGACCGCGCCACCGGCACGCCGCTCGCCGCTCTGCTCGCGCCGCTCTACTGGCGGTTCAGACGCTCGCGAGGCGACTACGATGACCACCCGCTCGGCTGGTGGGGTATCGTCCCCCGGGCGCTCTTCGACGCGCTCTACACGGGGCGAGAGGACGTCCACTCGTTCCAGACGCTCGCCGCCGCCGGCCGCGCCGACTACGTCGAGGGCCGCGTTCGCGACCCACCGAAACGCGGTGTCGTCCCCCTCGACGCCGACGCCCTCCGTGGTGACGCGTTCCGCGCCGACACCCTCGACACCGGCTGA